In Flavobacterium gelatinilyticum, a genomic segment contains:
- the aat gene encoding leucyl/phenylalanyl-tRNA--protein transferase produces MYFLFDNLYFPPVSEADEEGILAVGGDLSPERLKLAYKKGIFPWFNEGEPILWWAPDPRMVLFLDELVISKSMRNILNRKHFTVTFNTNFKEVISNCQKIQRDGQDGTWISDDIVESYCELHRQGIAKSVEVWQEGDLVGGLYGIDLGHVFCGESMFSKVSNASKVAFISLVRHLQAENYKLLDCQVYNPHLDSLGCREIDREEFMEILKNNP; encoded by the coding sequence ATGTATTTCTTATTTGATAATTTATATTTCCCGCCCGTTTCCGAAGCCGATGAAGAAGGCATTCTGGCAGTTGGCGGTGATTTAAGCCCCGAACGCTTAAAGCTGGCCTACAAAAAAGGTATTTTTCCTTGGTTTAATGAAGGAGAACCTATTCTTTGGTGGGCTCCGGATCCTCGTATGGTTTTGTTTTTAGATGAATTAGTGATTTCTAAAAGCATGCGGAATATTTTAAACCGAAAGCATTTTACGGTTACCTTTAATACCAATTTCAAAGAAGTAATTTCGAACTGCCAGAAAATACAACGAGACGGTCAGGACGGAACCTGGATTTCAGATGATATAGTCGAATCATATTGTGAACTTCATCGTCAGGGAATCGCAAAATCGGTTGAAGTATGGCAGGAAGGCGATCTGGTTGGCGGTTTATATGGGATCGATTTGGGACATGTTTTTTGTGGCGAAAGTATGTTTTCGAAAGTTTCAAATGCTTCAAAAGTGGCTTTTATATCTTTGGTAAGACATTTACAAGCCGAAAATTATAAACTATTAGATTGTCAGGTTTACAATCCACATTTAGACAGTTTAGGCTGCAGGGAAATTGATCGTGAAGAATTTATGGAAATTTTGAAAAACAATCCTTAA
- a CDS encoding HesA/MoeB/ThiF family protein, with product MSIIKEFLRYNRQTILPEIGDEGQEKLKKARILVIGAGGLGCPILQYIATAGVGFIGIMDFDTIEIHNLHRQILYTESEIGKHKAIVAQKVVSKLNPLIEAVSINEKLTAENASKIIEQYDIVVDGSDNFSTRYLVNDTCVELKKPLVYGSILKFEGQIAVFNHNGSKNLRDLFPEMPDPKDVPNCNLNGVLGTLPGIIGNMMAHETLKLILELPTLNNELVIFNTLNWNFIKLNF from the coding sequence ATGAGCATCATAAAAGAATTCCTTCGTTACAACAGACAAACTATACTTCCCGAAATTGGCGATGAAGGTCAGGAAAAACTAAAAAAAGCACGTATTTTAGTTATTGGCGCGGGCGGTTTAGGCTGTCCGATTTTACAATATATTGCTACTGCTGGAGTTGGATTTATTGGAATTATGGATTTTGACACCATTGAAATTCACAACCTTCACAGACAAATTTTATATACTGAAAGTGAAATTGGAAAGCATAAAGCAATTGTTGCACAAAAAGTAGTTTCTAAATTAAACCCGTTGATTGAAGCTGTTTCGATTAATGAAAAATTAACCGCTGAAAATGCTTCAAAAATCATCGAACAATATGATATTGTTGTCGATGGTTCGGATAATTTTTCGACTCGTTATTTAGTAAATGATACTTGCGTTGAATTGAAAAAGCCTTTAGTTTATGGAAGTATTTTAAAGTTTGAAGGACAAATTGCGGTTTTTAATCATAACGGAAGCAAAAATTTGCGTGATTTATTTCCGGAAATGCCAGATCCAAAAGATGTTCCGAATTGTAATTTAAATGGTGTTTTAGGAACATTGCCAGGAATTATTGGAAATATGATGGCGCACGAAACGCTGAAATTAATTTTAGAATTGCCAACTTTAAACAATGAATTGGTAATCTTCAATACTTTAAACTGGAATTTTATAAAACTGAATTTCTAA
- a CDS encoding DUF3127 domain-containing protein translates to MEVIGKVKVVNPEQQVSASFKKRELVVTTDEQYPQHILIEFTQDKCDLLSSYKQGEAVKVSINLRGREWVNPQGETRYFNSIQGWRIERLATEAPGQAPAMPAAETFAPASNVSEDEPDDLPF, encoded by the coding sequence ATGGAAGTTATAGGAAAAGTAAAAGTCGTTAATCCTGAGCAGCAAGTTAGTGCTTCATTCAAAAAAAGAGAGTTAGTAGTTACTACAGATGAGCAGTATCCGCAGCACATTTTAATCGAATTTACACAAGATAAATGCGATTTATTAAGCAGCTATAAACAAGGAGAGGCAGTAAAAGTTTCTATCAATTTAAGAGGAAGAGAATGGGTTAATCCACAAGGAGAAACCAGATATTTCAATAGTATTCAGGGCTGGAGAATCGAAAGATTAGCAACTGAAGCTCCGGGACAAGCACCAGCAATGCCTGCAGCAGAAACATTTGCTCCGGCTTCAAATGTAAGCGAAGACGAACCAGACGATTTGCCATTCTAA
- a CDS encoding phosphatase PAP2 family protein: MKKLFIAFIFLLGCQYINSQAKDTLIDGSKHQIYELPNGEIYTYDRPRFFDFITKLPKDFTGTIKGIGEKENLIALGAATVTTVALLPADQYLTDRSREIGGKLGMAPVARYKTFGPLSNIPPDIPSAIYLIGNGTTPILLSMGFTAYGLINNDYRSLHTASGLIESIAISGIFSQTIKRISGRQSPSDTEGGVPGGEWNPFPSFKAYANNTPNYDAFPSGHVMTATSALYVILGNYPEVKWIKPVGFGLIGILGFQMAQSHVHWVSDYPVALVMGYIIGKNIAKRKMKKSELLTENKKYSYDFNASRNNGFNMLKLTITF; encoded by the coding sequence ATGAAAAAATTATTTATTGCATTTATATTTTTACTTGGCTGCCAATACATAAATTCACAAGCCAAAGATACTCTAATTGATGGTTCCAAGCATCAGATATATGAACTTCCAAATGGTGAAATTTATACTTATGACAGACCACGATTCTTTGATTTTATAACCAAACTGCCTAAAGATTTTACCGGAACAATAAAAGGTATTGGAGAAAAAGAAAATCTTATTGCTCTTGGGGCTGCTACTGTAACAACAGTTGCCTTACTCCCGGCAGATCAATACTTAACAGATCGTTCCCGCGAAATAGGCGGAAAATTAGGAATGGCTCCGGTTGCCCGGTATAAAACTTTTGGTCCTTTAAGTAATATTCCTCCAGATATTCCATCGGCAATTTATTTAATAGGAAATGGTACGACCCCAATTTTATTAAGTATGGGTTTTACAGCTTATGGATTAATCAATAATGATTACAGGTCATTGCACACAGCTTCTGGTTTAATAGAAAGTATTGCAATATCGGGCATTTTCAGCCAGACAATAAAAAGAATTTCCGGAAGACAAAGTCCATCTGATACTGAAGGTGGAGTTCCGGGAGGAGAATGGAATCCTTTTCCAAGTTTTAAAGCCTATGCAAACAATACTCCGAATTACGATGCTTTTCCATCAGGACATGTAATGACTGCCACATCGGCATTATATGTTATATTAGGAAATTATCCCGAAGTAAAATGGATTAAACCAGTTGGTTTTGGTTTAATAGGAATTCTAGGGTTCCAAATGGCACAGAGTCATGTACACTGGGTATCTGATTATCCGGTAGCTCTTGTAATGGGGTATATTATTGGTAAAAATATTGCCAAAAGAAAAATGAAAAAAAGTGAACTGCTAACCGAAAACAAAAAATACAGTTATGATTTTAATGCTTCCAGAAATAATGGGTTTAACATGCTGAAATTAACGATAACTTTTTAA
- a CDS encoding MOSC domain-containing protein, with product MSVIYSVKEIYIYPIKSLAGISLKSANAEEMGFENDRRWMLINAENVHVTQREYPIMSQFYPEIYDDTIKITFEGETHEFSTNEHLENAIESQVWDDKSEVFEVNKNASKWFSDKLGFNCRLVKIIKIGDRKHESSRLKETFNVSLADGYPYLLIGSESLDFLNEKLEEKITIKRFRPNIVISTKNAHEEDDFKSFTIGGVQFKNIKPCGRCIMVNNDPQKGIVKKEPLKTLSKYRNVDNSVLFGTNLVSLNSGIISVGDEVIF from the coding sequence ATGAGTGTAATTTACAGTGTAAAAGAAATCTATATCTATCCGATAAAAAGTTTAGCGGGCATTAGCTTAAAAAGCGCCAATGCCGAAGAAATGGGATTTGAAAACGACCGAAGATGGATGCTGATTAATGCTGAAAATGTTCATGTTACACAAAGGGAATATCCGATAATGAGTCAGTTTTATCCTGAAATTTATGATGATACAATTAAAATTACTTTTGAAGGAGAAACGCACGAATTTTCTACAAATGAGCATTTAGAAAATGCAATAGAATCTCAAGTTTGGGACGATAAAAGTGAAGTTTTTGAAGTAAATAAAAACGCTTCAAAATGGTTTAGCGATAAACTAGGCTTTAATTGCAGATTGGTAAAAATTATAAAAATTGGAGACAGAAAGCATGAAAGTTCGAGATTAAAAGAAACTTTCAATGTGAGTTTGGCCGATGGTTATCCGTATTTATTAATTGGATCAGAAAGTCTTGATTTTTTAAATGAAAAATTAGAAGAAAAAATCACCATTAAAAGATTTCGTCCGAATATCGTTATTAGTACAAAAAATGCGCATGAAGAGGATGATTTTAAGTCTTTTACAATTGGCGGAGTTCAGTTTAAAAACATAAAACCCTGCGGAAGATGTATTATGGTAAACAACGATCCGCAGAAAGGAATTGTGAAAAAAGAACCTCTAAAAACCTTGAGTAAATATAGAAATGTAGATAATTCAGTTTTATTTGGAACTAATCTTGTGAGTCTGAACTCGGGAATTATTAGCGTTGGCGATGAGGTTATTTTTTAG